CAATGACGATGTCGCTGAATTACTTCGAGGAAAAGATAAAACCAAGAGAAGACATCAAACAGTGCAAGTATTGACTAATACCGATGAAGCGAATAAACAACAAGTGCTCGTAATATCAAATGAAAAAGAGACGCGTAGAAGTGGACCAGATCGGCATAAAAAGGTGTACTTAAGGGGTGGTGTATCCAATCACGTGCTCAGTGATggaaaaaaagaattaatatttagacCATCCGATAATAAGAAGATCAGTAATCTGTCAGTCTCAtttcaaataagttaaaatatattgtttgttatttcaAATACTATTATAGATACATGATTCATGTATCACTCATGGATAAAATATATgcgttacataaaaaatatacaaaaagtatattatgtataaagcACAATAactattcttataattatacatatagtaCAACTAACGAAACATAAGTGTTACTGCTGGTCACTTGTTGGGTTGCAGATGCTGATTTTACTTGTTTCGTTGAAATATCAACTtgtcactttttatatttatttatttttgataaatattaataatcatttgataatattgaagggttttattattaaaagttaaaatactttttttttgttttacgaggaggaaatgcatttacgcattccgcccggtcgaagggggaccgggacggatatgtgggactcccgggacagaaggccccgtcctacccattAAAACCTCCTCggatttccgcctcaccgcaagGCGACAGGGCTTCGAGAaagcgcgtggctcaccaccgcggccctgccagcggccgtcgttgtaaaggggcgactcgccaCGAAAGGCAAGCCagggtgttacggcgcaccttccgactccgccactggaggctaggcggcagcggatgtaaaatTCCGCTGCCAACCACACTATGTCATTTAGGGTATAATTATGTCTCGTCCATGTCAAGGCATCCGGCCTAGATGGTCGCGGCGCCgtcgaccaggtctccgtcgacGCAGCGGGAGGGAGTTTGGGTCGTCCTTCCGctgtcgctccgcctcctcctttgcggacattacggcttcgctgaagacccgtaatgccccCCACGCCTCTGCACTCGCGACCATCTTACGCACTAAggccggaagcgagatgtcACATTCAATAGCCGTgaacagggctgcgcgaggccccgcccaggctgggcactctgcgcgcgtatGCTCAGCcatgtccacggctccgtcgttGCAATAAAGACATACCAtcgacggctctctcccgaccacttcgcacaaGTATTTGGCGAAGCAGCCGTGACCGGTcatgagctgcgtcaggtggtacgtGAGTGGGCCGTGTTTgcgctcgacccactctctcaacACCGGGCGAATGgccgccacgagttccccacTGGCATCCGGTACTCGTAACCGATCCTCCCACTGATCCATAAGGCGATGTCTTGCCTCTtccctccactgctggacttcGCGCAGGACGGGTCGGCTCCCGCCTGCTCTTGtagccttggcccgccagtagacaatcgagttgatctcggcttcgaggtcccatggcgggcttccggacagcaagccggctgcggtgtatgacaccgtccggtacgcccgagccgccctgagcgccatcgcccgctgcggacgtcgcagcaaggcgacgttgcgagcgctcagagcgtccgcccatatcggcgcaccgtaaAGTGCCATCGAGCGCACCACGCCGGTGTAGAGCCGTCTGCACGGTGCTTCTGGCCCTCCGACATTGGGCAATATACGCCCCAACGCTCCGGCTGCGGCCACAAAAGTTAAAATCCTAAGCCAACATTACACAAAATCAGTTATTCttacattatgttaaatatattaattattatgataacgtCACAAGATGAAGAGGATTAGACATGAATGTATGTCGTATATGTCTGAACATTGTAATTTcacatattgattttataaaaattgagtttcaaattatattataaaatacttctcaaatttcttcataaatttgacgaataaaattgtaatacaacaattatttgtgagaaaatttttgttaattatgtagacgtttatttgtttttaatttaccttgtGTTTTTGTGCTTGGATAAATAAACGATCTCAATAAAAACTTAGATCCTACCGTTCGATAGTATTTGTGAATAGCATTTTGTGGTGAGTTCTCTAGAAATAATTTCGATTTGGGTATTAACTTCAAAGATTAGATTACACTAATCTGTTTTCGGAGTAAGAAGTTCAAAGGAATAGTAATCAAACACGTCAAATATAGGGATCTAACAGCTTACACGTAAAAGTTACACGAACTTCGTATCTCCGGGCGGTAACTAAGAATAACTAGACCATATATTCAGTAATTTCGGTTTTTATTGGCGTGGCATCGGctaaagaagtaaaatttgtgtgtaagaacaaaataatgtaagagGTAATTCAGGAAATTGTAAAGTATAGAATTAGATAAAGTGCGATCAACTTTCcgaatcattatttaaaaaatagattaagaGCGTTTacgttaaaagaaaaataactttgGGTCCTAGTAGGTATGAGTGTCTCCCAAGGGTCAATACTTGAGCCTTTTCTATttgtcatatacatacataaatagtcAGCTACAGTTTCATAGATCATTCAAAAGAGGTGACCTATACAGTGGTCAAACGAAATTAACTaaaggataattttttttttttaacttagcgAACCAGAATGTTGAAAATGTAAAAGTTGATGTACTTATCAAAGCTGATGCATGCAATGGAATACACTAAATTTATTGTGTTACCTGTTGATAAAAAATAGCAAACCaatctatttatttagttaGCAGTTTATAATGTTCcttgttattttaatagtttattttagtagtcAGTGTTTCGCTGTCGGATTTTGAAGTAACTAAGTTTTCTTTTAGATCGCAGAACTCAATCACTGTAGAATTATGCTACGGCAGAAGCTTTTTcagttacttattaatataatctgtaatggctatatttagtttatttcgttgtgttttacttttttaatctattttgttTCTgtgttttgctttttttttattttattttttattaaacttttttagtaatatacacgttacataaaaaaacacctGAACAATTCCATTCTATGTATGAATAATTGATTAAAGGCTAAAAACTCTTATGCAACATTTTCATTCATCAGAACACAATGACTTCGGACAATCATATAAACCAAACAAAAGGTAGGTTTCTTTACTTTTAAGAAATGTTTCGAGTCTTATGGTTGTCcctttttataatgaaattgttcGATAGCTATCACGCAAAAGACGAATTGTCTATGTGGAATTTAATGAAAGGTCAGTTCCTCTCAAACAAAAAGAATGAAAAAGTTGACAATATTGAATAGTCTtctaatatctaatatttttgcAGTTTCCAATGTCACAAATTTATTTCCGCCACAACTATATATGCAGCCTTCGATAGCGGTACCAGCGCTAACGTACTTTGAACCCGTTGCTCACGACCACCCACCAGTAAATATGTTGAAGAAATTGATAAAGACGGACAATAAGAGATGGAGGAATGAATACCAAACTTCTGAAGAATCTTCTTCCAGTGACACATATACCGATACTGATACAGACACAGAGACAGACACAGATACCTCCGATTCCGATTCCGATACGTATTATTAGAAGCTTAGAAATACCACctgataattttgatttatatttttgataaataataaaagtaatttaatgatatatatttaatggttttatatttaaaaaaatgtcctatttttaaaatctattgtaTCATAAACCAAAGTTACACAATATATCAATTTTGATAATAAGTactaattattttgtcattgtCAATCACAGGATACAAAGCATCAGATTCAGACGTGCATCAGAATTGATTTTGCATTTCATGTATGCATTTCTTAAGTTAGCGACATTATGAAGCTTATGTTAATAAGTATGTCTATagtaaaacaaatgttaaaagAAATCAGAATGTTACgcgaaacaaatataataaaaggatAATGATAAACGttcatatttatgtaagaatCGCTAGGAACATTACTATCCTTTACAATAGCTATTAACTAACGTTTTTGTATGTACTGCAATTGCTTCACGATAAAATTaggcattattaatttaaaatcttataaagacAATAgtctttataagattttaaattaatatggttattttatttcacattattGAGACTGctttaccaaaataaaaagctacaccaaataaaaataaaaaacatggtaaatatcccgtttcaaatacttatagtaatgtATTGTCTTATCTCATAGTTTGGTTATATGATCGTATTAACactaatatcacaaaaaaaaatctcgacaagaaacaaaaataaagccagaacattttattgttattaaatgttcTGATACAACTTTGATCATTGACCAAATGAATGTCAAAAGCAGCATATAACATagaaacattgaatattttataacaaaacagcaatacttgataTAAAAGATATTCTAACAAATTTAACGTCTggataatagaatatttaaagtacCAACTGACGGATTGACTGGTGAGCTTGTGTACAAAATCGTCATCGGATACTATATAACCGATCATATACTCGAAAAttacaactataatataatgCCTCCACTCAGAACCACAATAATGTTAGTTAACTAACTTGATGACTATCTCCAGGTGGCTTTTCTTTATCTCAAAATTTGACTTCTCGTGAATCGTGTAGTTTACCATTATGCTTCTCATTATTTTTGTGGTAAGCAGAACAATTCCACTGCAGGTACATCTGACGGAGAGCGTATACCAATATTGTCAAGCCTGTTATAAATAGCAGAACTTCCACGCCATGAATTACGTATGGTAGGAGATAGTTGGACATTTTTATATCGTTCTTGTCTTCTTCTGCTAACTGAGGCTGCACCTGAAACGAATATTTAGGAAAGCTATTTACAATTtcactaataataatgtaacataaCAATCAAATTGAACACTTctccataaatatataagatctatttatttcacaattttaTTGGTAGTTGAATTTACTGttctaacattttatataaaaaatgtaaaaaaactctCCAAAATGCTTAATTACTGTGTAATACTGTTtttctaaattgaatatatagaataattctATTTCTTCGATATAATACGagtaatttaactaatatttattcaagaGTATCTTACTATTTTAAAGTAAGCGAGAGGCACGACCATCTCTGAAAATGGACGAACTCGATAGTAGTAGTTGACGTCtttaacaattacatttacttGTATAGTAAATCTTCCACTAAGAACTGCTCCCACTTTCTGAAAAACAaacagaaatacattttaagagATAAAAATAGACACTAagtaagattataatataaccttCAGCTATATCAGTTAGTCACATTGATTCGCTTAAGATGATTTCTTGttcgattttaattattattatgctcaattttactacaaaaagataataaatagaggaaacattttttaaaattttccatttaactttttgattaattagtcttataatagtaaattttcCTACTATGTATTGTCCTAATAATTAGTCAAATCTGTTAATGATCTGTTACTCTATTTTTGCACACCATACCATCGTACCCAGCTCAACCATCTCCCATACCTATCAATACTTGTATGCCGTTCACACCTTCGCATTTTATATCCATACTAAGAGAACATGTTACTATTCGGCATTCATCTTcttgaaatcaatataaattaataaaaaagcacaaatattttgtaaagtgTTATATTAACATTAGAAATAATTGAGTTGATTGATTAATTATGACAATCAATAAGACTTAAGGACTTCAACTCACCGGTTCTATTATAAATTCACTTCCATGTTCTTTCTCATCAGGCCGGATGCCCTCAATACGTTCATATACTTTGGGATTTGCATACAAGAAGTGGCCATTAGATAAAGCGATAGTtagatctataaataaaaacaaattaggaAATGTATATAACATCGAAACACCagaaattaatactaatatatttttggaaaattttACCATATAGACACGGCGATATATCAGAAATTCCGTCGatgcattcatttatttttccacAAAGACATTCCGTACTAGGATCGATagaataacttttattactGATTTGATAGACGAAGGCTTCGGATGTGATCTCCGTGGCCGTAGTGCCGATGTAGTTAAGGTCTAACATCCTGCAGAACGAACTTCGATACAATCTGATCGAGTCGTCGCGGGTCAATCTTGGCGCATATGCGTACCCTTCATACGTATCTACCAACGTGTTGCATCGCGtgctgaaaatatttaaatcgtatCAAAATTGTTAGAATTTGGtgctaattattttaagaaattcaaaaaatgtactaattatTACTATACCGCTTGCTTGGATTATCGTAGCCCCAGACATTCAAACCAGGACTGCCATTGATTTTCTTCACCTTGAACTTGTCCTGAGGAGCGGTGCTCACCTCCATCGTAGGTACAGATGATTGATCGTACagctataatatattcttttttataagatattgtgAATTCAGATAaacgaaatgttattttattataagtaaaagtaaaaatatgtaatattaagcaAACAAACGGTATTTTACTCGATCCAAAATGCCCATTTTGCTGAAAGTTATCCAACCCGG
Above is a genomic segment from Vanessa tameamea isolate UH-Manoa-2023 chromosome 12, ilVanTame1 primary haplotype, whole genome shotgun sequence containing:
- the LOC113401500 gene encoding lysosome membrane protein 2-like, producing MKCKTDETTNQNTRTSLALIAVGFTLLVLPTVSVLLDPQYRMMIYMTRIAVGSKFYKIFTRENAGTLLQVYVFNVTNAEAFLSGEDHKLRVEEVGPFTYQEYQKNDKFEVDEEAGVMRYIPHTRTEFRREQSIGDPERVNITVPNSAMLAVSSMLSSYPFWTKTGFTVLADRLQSKPIIDINVHSLLWGYEEPLIALSNTLMPGWITFSKMGILDRLYDQSSVPTMEVSTAPQDKFKVKKINGSPGLNVWGYDNPSKRTRCNTLVDTYEGYAYAPRLTRDDSIRLYRSSFCRMLDLNYIGTTATEITSEAFVYQISNKSYSIDPSTECLCGKINECIDGISDISPCLYDLTIALSNGHFLYANPKVYERIEGIRPDEKEHGSEFIIEPKVGAVLSGRFTIQVNVIVKDVNYYYRVRPFSEMVVPLAYFKIVQPQLAEEDKNDIKMSNYLLPYVIHGVEVLLFITGLTILVYALRQMYLQWNCSAYHKNNEKHNGKLHDSREVKF